The window TCTTGGAATTACCCTGGATTTAATTGTAGCACTCTTTCGATGTGTTTACTTGTTCGCATTGTTTACATTCGACCATATTTTTACCGGTTGCAGGTGAACAAAAGTGTGAAGCTGGCCTCGATAAGGAAACTCGACCGTTTTTGCGACTAAAGCAGAGCGATCGTGATGTTTGTGGGACGAAGCTGGAAGAGTTGTCTGTCAATGTCTATAAAATAAAGATTTCACATCTGTACATTGCAGGTATGTCTAGTAGTCGTTCGGTTGTGTATCAAGCTGAATTTAATCGCGTATAAAGTGACGAGTTCTTGTTCAGACGTGTTTACAGAAGCCGTTTCGCCTGAGGAAAATGTTTTAAGAGCCACCTAATGTACAACATTAAGTACCACTATCACGACgataacttttacatttaaatatattaacttaCCTACGCGTTTGTTTTATTACGATATTTGACCGGGTGTGTCCTACTTGTTTGTTTCGGTTTAATTTGCTCTAAAGCAACAAACACGCCTTAATTCAGGTTTGTTTAGATATCGTTGCTCAGGTGCCATTTAAACGAAGTCCATTGACATTGACTTTTTACGTGTTAGATATTCTTGTGGTAGTGTGAAACTTATTagtactccttttttttttttttttttttaaacaaactattTGGCATTTTGTAGAATAGTTACACCATTAGTAGATTAAGGGCACGTTATGGTAATTACTGCTTTGCACTACAGTTAATAATTGTGTAGTTACTTTATTAATACACTAGCAATGTTTTTTACGTTTTAGCTCATTCACTTTTCCCTTTGTGCATTCTGCAGTACTAGTACAGACATGACAGCTGTTGTAGGTCGAGTTTGGGGGTGGGTAAGTCCAGCCAATCTATACTCCACCTGGGGCAGCAAGACCAAGCCAGAAAAACCCTTGACAACTGACAGTCAGACCAAAAGCAGGTGGGGTTTATGGGGACTCACTTCCTGGATTTGGAGGAGCGAGAAAGCCAAGAATGACCAAAAGCCACTGACTGAGGAGTTCTGGGAGACAGAGGAGAATGTGATGCCTTTGGAATTAGAAGAGCTGGGGGCGATGAGGCCTGAGGTTGAGACCGAGAAAGTGGCTTCCCAAAGCCCCTCACGCTGGTGGAGGAGGATGCTTCCATCCAGCTACTTTTATTGGCCCAGATGGTCAACATCCACTGGACTCCAGCAACGGAAATGTGCCGGGTGGAATGAAGGCACTTGGGACGCTGATGAAATCGACGGGGAGTCAGACTACGGGACGCCTCCACCATCTCCCACGCCTCTTTCTCATAAGCAATCAGCATTCCAGTTCTTTTCTCGCTCATGGATGGGAGAAATTCTTCCAGAACACTACGAGATTTGCTTTAATTTCCTCCGCCACCTATTTGACCTCTTTGTAGTGGGCTTTCTAAAAACAGTGTCTCATCCCACCAAGATCGTTTTGGATGTGCTAGGAGTGCAGGGGGCCCTGAAACTGTGGCTCCATGGTATGACCCTGTTCTTGGTATCGTCTGTCGGGATGGCTGGACTGCTTTGGACAGTACAGGAGTTCCTGCTGCAGTTTGCAGTTATCTATGGGATTGTGCAAGCTCTGGTCATCTCCGTTAGTGTACGCCAGAGTGAAACTGTGGAACAGGGGGATGATGGGAAAGGTGGCGATGAGATCAAAGAGGGTGAGGAGGAGGAGAACACATGGGAGCAGAATGAGCCACAGCAGTCCACTGATGAAAGCAATAAAGGAGTTAAACTAATGagttaatttaaagagaaaatgtatattttgggtAGGTAGTTATTTCTCCCTATGaagcttgagtgtgtgtgtgtgtgtgtgtgtgtgtgtgtgtgtgtgtgtgtgtgtgtgtgtgtgtgtgtgtgtgtgtgtgtgtgtgtgtgtgtgagtgtgtcaagGAAATGGCTTTAATATAATCTAATTAGGGCATATGTTAAAGgaataactcaccctcatgccatctcagatgtgtatgactttctgctgttgtacacaaattatgatttttagaagaatatttcagttctgtaggtcctcacaatgcaagtgaatgttgaccaaaactttgaagctccaaaaagcacattaaggcagcataaatgtaatccatacgactccagtgagtTAATCTATGTCTACAGAAGCAATCCAATCACTTTTGGGTCCAAAAGAGTttatatttcagtctgttctcaACCCAAAAAGattggactattcctttaaaagcttaTCTTATTGGGAAAAAAGTCTTAACTAACCCTTCTGCAAATTACAGTTTTTTTAcaaggcatatttattgaaacataGCTCAGCTGGTTGATATTAATGTTCTATCCTTTGCCAAAGGGGAGCTATTTAAATCTTTCAGCTAGAGAAAACAAGCGTGACATTTTCAGAGTGCTGTGAAACTAACTTGTTCCCCCAGTGTGACTGTGAATTACATGCATGTAGTCTGTAAATGATACATTGCCATTGTCTTTTATGATTTGAAAATTGAGTATTAGATATAGTTGCTGGGTGTAAAGGCATAGTTCTGTGCAAAAATGATAATTCATCATCtaaagtcataatttactcaccctaattttgttccaaactagtatcaatttctttcttccatgaaacacagtaGAAGATATTAGAATGTTTACGCTGCACTTTACCATACTGTGAATGTTAAGGTGAAAGGGAAagaagctgtcaagctccaaatgttttttttataaaaaagtatcataaaagcaacgtaaataaaattgcattcgacttgtgcactatattccaagacttctgaaaaCATTTGTCAACTTTGTGTGACAAAAGATGATAAATAAACAGAACAGATGAAgagacttgcccctcctttactaaacaaaataataaaaacaaaacaacgcAAATGTCTGTATCACAATGAGGCACTTAGAGTGGAAGTCAATGTGGCCAAACCGTAAATGTTACAATACTCAACGTTCACTCAAGTACAGCCACAGGATGTAAACAGTATGCGTGCTAACATgattctagtgtgataaaatcacttactaaccttttctgtgtaaagttatatccaatttgacaacttcgttgtcatgacaacataataCTGTGAACACTAAACGcctgtaaaaatgacgatttcaAAAACtatacagttcaaataatacatgagcatAGAATTGGAGCAAGATAATAAATAGCTGAAATTGTGTTACGTAGAACACTTAAACATATGGCTTCCTCCATTTCAACAATCATAATGCCATAATCTGTCTTTTACAATTTCTCTGTCTTTGTCATAGGTTGCTGATATTTGCTCATGGTTCAAGATCTTTGATTTAAGATTTGGCCACTTCAACACTGACCAAAATAGACAGCCACCAACACTCCAAAAGGCACTAATGAGTGATTGAAGTGAACACCAGCACCCCTTGATGTCCACACGTGAAAGATATTTTATTCCCTCACATTAAAaatacaagttttgtttttccaaaCGCTGATTTATAACGTAGGTCACCAGCAGAAAGGAGAAATGAATGAGAAAAGAATTACTAAAATCCACCAACAGCATGCCTCATCCGTACTGTGGCTAAAGACAACTGCTGCAAGACACCCTGCACAGTACACATGGAGAAAGACGTTAACTATGAATCAGAAGAACCATGTACAGAACTGAAGAACCAGCACTGATTGGTTAGGAAATCTCATCAAGTCTAttaaaaaactgtttttatttgAATACTGAGTGATTAGTCCAAAGGATTTTCCAGTTAGCTAAACTGATACAGACATTAGTTGTTATGAAACATTTTATATGGTGATTAACAGCTTTGCAACTCCACATTATGTGGACTCAACATCTGCATGTGTCACTTTATTCGTAGTTTATTCAACCCTTTTCTCTAACTGTGTCTTTGGATGGTTCATTTCCATTCTAAAATCACATATACTCTTACTTTTAATGGATTGAGTCCATTATAACTCCCATCAGTAGGTGACTGGATACAAAAAGATTCTTAAGCCACTCCATAAACCGTAAACTTGAGCACTACATTACTGTGTAACATGctgaattttattattattcatttataagTGGTTGCACAGTTCGTTTGATATAGCTTCTTTGTGGTTTGGCGTATTCCATTATAACCATTCTGTTTGATGTGCAGTATATTTATGTTTGCGCCATTACAGCATTAACTGCATCTTTGGTcaatttcaaatgtattattgttCTTCCTTGCTTCGTTTATATTTCAGATGATTATCATATTGTTTTGAATGCTTCTGTTGTGCCACACAATACCTGTTACATTAGCCAGTTCAGAGGGAATCGTGGGTAAAGACATTAGAAGGGATTTTGCACATCTGTGTACTGACAgaatatactgtacaatacttTGTTGTACATTTGTGTCTTACGCTTGCAAGAATAGCTTTCTTTTCCTTAATGTGTTCCACATGCTTTATCTATGCATGATTAGCACAATGATACTCTTAAGCAATGGAAAGCTTTTAACTTGTGACATGCTTTTATTTTCTTCTGAATGCTGTTTTCTTGCACATACGTTTGTGGTACTTGCACATAAGTTTTTGGATTTTTCATGTCAGTTATTTATACATTAAGATGTAGTGCGAGAAAAGATTGCTCACCACTACTTTGAGCAATGCAGGAATACTCATAGGTTCTTTGAAAGTCGTGAGTCAGTTGAAGTGCTAGCCACTGCTGAAATCAGACAGCTGTGATTTTAAATGTCTGCTGTATCGTCTACAATGCATTGCAGCTCTATGGCCTGTCTGAGAGGAGAGAGGTGGATGTACATTTATTAACTTCTACAGTTCTTAAGTGTTGTACACTGAGCCTTTAATAGTCCGTACAGCTGAACTAATAATAAATGTCCTTTTTCCACAATCAATATTTTGTGTCTGGGGAATGTATATTGAGGTGCATCTCATGAaacctatataataataataataaaaaatgataagAAAATGTAGGTCACTGGACATAGCACATTGCACTAGGTCATTATTTCCATGactgttaaaagaatattctggtaTACAAGTaaactcagtcgacagcatttgtgacataatgctaaaactaaatataattataataaaaagattACAGTAAGAaacttacaatggacgtgaatggggtcagtccataaacattaaaaaaaaacatactgtttcaaaactatagccacaagactaaAACGTTATACacattaacaaagaaaataatttcactcgtttatcacacaaaaatgttaaacaTCATTATTAAAGGAAAATACTTTTGAATCTTGATGCTATATTCAAACTTGCGTCGCCCAtgtgagcaccacagctcaatgtGATGGAGTACATGCACTTGACAGTTATGCCACGGCTCCAACATACGCCGTAaatccaatatatttttattatcttcTGACATTACACATAGgtggttttaaatgtttatgaCAAAGCTGCTGAATAATGTATAAATAGAATCactaaataaatggacattacaTTAGTATAAAACATAAACAGGATTAGAATCAATCAGAACAGACACAAAGTTAGGTTGCCATTGTTGAAGCATTTAatagatataaacaatattatttaacatctgtTCATGTTAAATCCGCTCTATGACCTTTGCTGTATGTACATACAGATGCATTTAATAACAGATGTGAATGCTGAAATACAGTTCAATGTGGGAATGAACTGTAAACTGACATTAAATATGTGGGACCACAAAGGAAATAAGAGAATTTTGGTCTTGGCTAGCATTCGGCCATGCACTTTCCTGTGATCTTTATACAACACGGTCCACCACGTATTGTCCGTTTACACTTTAAATCTCACATCATATCATGCTCCTGATAGCATGCACCTTTCCCATTTTCAGCTGTAatgaagtgtccaaatacgtGTATGCCTATTCCAACCATTTATATACATTAAGATTAAACCTGTGGTTTATTTTCATTTCTGCCCCTGTCTATCGTGAGACATACTTGCATAGGGACTTTGATCTTTTCATTTTTCAAACACATTACAACTCGCTGTTTACTTGTAGTATTTTGCTCACTTCTGATCCATCGATCAAGATGGTGTTCTGAAACATTCAGACATGGAGAATATAGAACTACAGATGTTTTTTAGTGCTCTTGAGATGTGTCCCTCCACAACTGACAGATGgtaacattttaaacatcaatGTTTTTCTATGTACATACTGAGTCTTTTATTAATTGTAAGATATTTGTCTGATTGTCTAAGGGAAGTCAGTCTCACTGGCATAGCAGAATAGCATGCTAACTTACTACTCTTGCTATCTCTGCAGGTACAAACTGTATATCCTGTTCACAGTTTTCATTCGCCAAAGCGCGCCGTATACAACAAAGCACGCTGTATTCCACATCGCTCTGACTGGCAAAAGGTCAagatatttttacacaaaataaaattaaatatggaaaatacaaatattatgtccAAGAAGATAATTGGAGGTCATGGGACAACAGCGTAGCATACTTTTGTTTAAAGTGGGTTTTTTTTTCacttgctatttaaaaaaaaacaactattagCAGTACagtgtatactgtgcagtattGAATTCCAAACATAGTGATGACTTATGGAGATGATTTAATGTGCCGTATAAAAATATTCAAAGGGATCTGAGTAATCtcaactcatatatatatatattttcttttcattttcaccTTAAGTATTCACTATAGCAAACAATACATAGTTACATTTGAATTTTCCCAAGTGATGTAGTGATATAAAGCATTACTGTTGCTAGAATTGTGACAGCGAGGTAAATTACTGTTTATACTGCATTTTGTTGAACTGCGATTTGATTTTGAAGTTTAGATTTAACAAGGTATAAGCATTCAATACAAGCTCCATCagcagcattagtggcataatgttgaaagacatgaaaataatcattttgaatcGTTCCTcgctttatttaataaaagcacaaatctgggttacagtgaggcacttacaatggaagtaaaaggggccaatccataaacattaaaatactcattatttcaaaagacgtaaacaataggtgtgttaacatgattttagtgtgataaaaccacttcctaacattttctgtgtaagttATAACtcatattacaactttgttttcaTGACGATGTAACTTTGGTAAACCCTGTGATCCTGGTACtttctcacactaaaatcatgttaccttgcattatgtttatgtcttgtggctatacttttgaaacaatgtgcattttttttatttatggactggccccattcacttccattgtaagtgcctcactgtaagcacaatttttgcttctttttttaaacaaagtttaaGGGTCTAATTtattctgtggtaatcaatattatgccacacatgctgtcaattgagctcaacttgtattgaaccctgaacattcctCTACGTTCTGCTAGGTTTAATGAATTCAATCTGGCATCATAAAAGAGGCCTTTGTTCGTGGACACAGAACTGGTAAGATTGTTcaagacaaacaaataaatatactgagtttacaaaaagaaataaaaccaaTGTCTATGTACAACAAATTCACATCTTCTGCAGCAGtcaaattgcaaaataaaataaaacatcttcccATAGTCATCATATTAAAGACTGCAGAGAAAACTAATCACATTTCTCTACAAGCTTTCATTCATTGAAAAGCTTTTGACACCCAATGATGGTGTAATGTAATTCAGTGTGAGTGAGGATGAAGGATTATGAATGTAGTGCCCACTCTGACCATTACCCTCCAAATAAACTCTCCCATCCTCATAAACGATTAGTGAGGGTTAGTTCCCCCAGAGCTGGGGGGCACCGTGCTCCCcccactctctctctgtccatggCCTCCTCTTCCATGTCCAAGAATGCAATGTGCACTTCCACAGCCTTCCTCGTCATCTCCTTCACTTTCCGAGGAGGACTCACCAAACTGTCGAGGCTTCTCGTAAACACAGCAACCTGGATGAACATATCAAAGGACTTTAATATAAATGTCACTGTGAAAGGAGAACAATTACCTATTTACAGAAAACAAACATTCACTAGATTGCGTTGTCTGTTTTTTCAAACTAGGTTTTAAAGGTCAGCTATTTTAAAGCTGCCTCCAATTGGCCCAAATCTGCCTGTGCttcacaagaataaaaaaaacactgttaaatATTCCATTAAAACTCATAGTCTAACCATTTCTAATCTATACATCCCACAAAACAAGCACAATTGAGACTCACACTTTGAAGACCTCCTGCCCAGATGTTCATTGTCCACTGTGTCACTGGACCACTCCACTTTCTTCTCGGTCTTTCTTTTCCTGAGCTTGATGGTCAGGCTTCTGCCCTCctgaaatgacacagaatgggGTCATATTCCAGGTATTATAGTGGAAATATGAAtgcattcattattttaataataatgctgATTCTTCATCTTTATACAGGTCGCTATACAGGTGTACAGGTGTATGAATGTAATGTTACAGTATGATTGCAGAAATGTTCCCAGTGTTTAGAGGTTAGGAACTTCAGGGGAACGTTAGGGGAGCCGTTATGCATAACCAAGaacaaatgtttaatatattttttcctctCTGGCTGTGATTTTAGAAAGCCactgattgtaaaaaaaaaaaaaaaacaggattttTAAACGTGTgattaagtgaatggtgaccaaaaacatgaagctccaaaaagcatataaatgcagcataaaagtatccatGAGCCTCCAGtgttttaaatccatgtcttcagaagagatatgataggtgtgtgtgacaaaacagataaatatttgtacagatctcttcagaagacatggattaaaccactggaattttGTTGATTACTTTTAAGCAGcctttgtgtgtattttttagctttaaagttctggccaccattcactttcattgtatgaaccaacagagttgagatattcttctcaaaatctttatttgtgttctgcagaagaaagtaagtcatatacatctgagatggcagGAAGGTGACTAAACgagacaattttcttttttggatgagctaagtaccatagtaataccacgTCAACATACACAACAAGCTTTTGAAATACACAGTGTTTTTAACAAGACAAAtctcacaaataaaaatgtactgtagccaaaagtatcatggtaatactaGTACCGTATAAATATTatggtatatataaaaaaaaaaaatcactcagtGCCATGGTGTAAAAAAGTACCACGGTTttgccatctgataccatcactgtactatGGTATTGATATCACAGTGGTTAATAGGGCATTTTGCCGGAGACAGTGGATAACATGGTACATTTCTGTACAAGTGCATATTTGTCACAAGATAAAGAAACATAATACACTGACAAACTAGATAACCACACGACTCTTGTTGTATATGATTAGTAGACAGGCCAAATGCTGGTAATGCTGGTACTCGGTGTATATAATCACTAACGTTAACTCGATATGCTAGAATACAGTATACAACAGTCTATCACAACAGCGCTTATGTCTGTCAGCTCTCACTTATTAGAGATGTATTATTTTAAGGGGCTCGTTTAAGTTCTGGTGTTTGTTGTAATGAGGGCGGAATACCTGCTGGGGAGGCGGCGGTGTGCCAGTCTGAACGGTCTCCGTTATTGTCTCACTCGTTGTACCTGAAACCTCCGACATCGCACCGATCAAACCCGAATACAACCTCTCAAGCGGCGCACGGTCGCTTTAGATCGACGACAGTTTGGTCTAAATGTAGATTATATTAAAAAACGAGACTTCGCTTCCCTGTCGGCTTGCGTCAAAATGTCGAGGTACAGTCTGTATGAATCTAAGATGAAAGTATTTCGGACGGATCTATTTACGGACGGACCTCTTACTTAATATCGGTTGCGTTTCGAAACCTTATAGGCGGCCTACTTACACTTTATTAATGATGTTTCGTATGACACTGAATCTTCGACGCACGTATCGAGCACGCAGCCGCATCAGGGCGTGTTTTCAGTCACGTGATCGATGACAAACGAAGCCTCACTTTCTGTCGGAATGTTCGAACCCAGACATGGAGTTTCATTTACAAACACAACTTTACACCTCACCAATACCTTATCTGGAATAATAAGGAcattatttttaaactattttcctTGAAAATTGGTTTCGAAATAATTCTGTTTTGGTGGACCAATTATTTAACACAGATGGCCTTCCTTTTGCTTATAAGGAATTCATGGCAAAATATAATATTCCCATACCACAAAGGGAATTCGCAACTATCTTTGCTGAGATTTCTTCTAAaatatgtatgttgtttaaaCAGCAAAAAATATTAGATTACCAGCATCTCCCACCTCTCTCACCAAATAACTCCCTTGTAGCATTGGGGGGGGGGAGTCAggccccccatctgagggttgcttgccccccctaaaatatcattaaaatatgtgtattgtaaataatataatgatatattcttaaaataattgtttaagaaataaaacaatacaaatgcaaacagggcaacaacaaaaaaaaccttggtgtccccttcaaaaattgctcttgagaattgttatgtttattgtcccgtcccccaacattttgatgaaattttcgccccgtAGGTCAAATATGTTTCTCCTGTCGGTACAATAATTATAACAGATCTATAAGAGCCATTTTCCAGCAGGATGTTGTTTCAAGACCAAATGTAATTGCATATTGGTGTCAGTTTGTGAGTGATGTTGACTGGAAAAAAGTCTGGCCAAATCGCTGTCTCTTAACAAACAAGGTTAAAGAAGTGTCTTTTAAACTCCTTCACAGAATATACCatgttaaacattatttaacaaagtTTAAAAAAGATATAGATCAAAGTTGTAGCTTTTGCCAGCAGAAACCAGAGACagctgttcatttattttggcactgcccttatgtgtttatttatgtttttggcaaAATCTATTTGATTTTATTGTTGGAAATGTTGATGAGAATTTTACATTACTTTGGAAAGATCTTTTAGGTATTATTGTAAACTCCAAAGATAAACAAACCCacacttattttatatatttacatttacattttacatttattcattttggcagacacttttatccaaagcgacttacaaaagagaagaAGATgtttgccaagaaaacatcccccacaccattacaccaccaccaccagcctgcacagtggtaacaaggcacgatggatccatgttctcattctgttcttGAGCGAAAACAtgagcgattcatcttaaggagtcagtggtacgaaaagtgccccattacaaagtttcactatcatcagaatagtatatatatatatatatatatatatatttttttttaatgtgtgtaagtgccggtaggccTCCCATCgaggagggggcgggggagacaactctctccaatattttgaatttgg of the Xyrauchen texanus isolate HMW12.3.18 chromosome 10, RBS_HiC_50CHRs, whole genome shotgun sequence genome contains:
- the LOC127650526 gene encoding E3 ubiquitin-protein ligase PPP1R11-like translates to MSEVSGTTSETITETVQTGTPPPPQQEGRSLTIKLRKRKTEKKVEWSSDTVDNEHLGRRSSKCCCVYEKPRQFGESSSESEGDDEEGCGSAHCILGHGRGGHGQRESGGSTVPPSSGGTNPH
- the LOC127650512 gene encoding uncharacterized protein LOC127650512; translation: MTAVVGRVWGWVSPANLYSTWGSKTKPEKPLTTDSQTKSRWGLWGLTSWIWRSEKAKNDQKPLTEEFWETEENVMPLELEELGAMRPEVETEKVASQSPSRWWRRMLPSSYFYWPRWSTSTGLQQRKCAGWNEGTWDADEIDGESDYGTPPPSPTPLSHKQSAFQFFSRSWMGEILPEHYEICFNFLRHLFDLFVVGFLKTVSHPTKIVLDVLGVQGALKLWLHGMTLFLVSSVGMAGLLWTVQEFLLQFAVIYGIVQALVISVSVRQSETVEQGDDGKGGDEIKEGEEEENTWEQNEPQQSTDESNKGVKLMS